In one Pseudomonas sp. Bout1 genomic region, the following are encoded:
- a CDS encoding oligosaccharide flippase family protein, which yields MNSTLLKKFVSSTAWSFISAVATKVSVVITGILVARVLGAQSFGEYGLIQSAIVMLANVAAQATTTATAKHIGQFKDLSAEKTGKGIALTLIFSVLFSALIIGTALFFPYFFSSVILGTDSLNAASLIVLSTITLIILSGWTQGCLTGWGQYRSIATINGIIAIVAIPATYFLTVQFRLNGALLGLAGSQLLIVFFSALACWKILKARDTRLSFKGAISEKHAVLSVGLPVLLTGLMVAPMNWFANKLLAQTANGLAALGMYAAAMQWNAIFSHVSVVLGSVLVPMLAAALGGRNRKLDALNFLSGWLVVLVIIQPVIMFPELLAKLYGSSFLGRDFEVTLTLVILGSLLSAFKSGISRKMIVMNLAWFSVMSNVLWGLLFIAGALWLREEGAVGIAKAFIGSQFIHFLLGLPYFVYKKILPLELLVSPRILVLWALPFVSFISSAYVESMVYRLMILALIFIYILATTFALNAVFNDPVENGSPA from the coding sequence ATGAACAGCACACTGTTGAAAAAATTCGTGTCGAGCACGGCATGGAGCTTCATCTCCGCCGTCGCCACGAAAGTGTCGGTGGTGATTACCGGGATATTGGTTGCGCGTGTATTGGGCGCGCAATCGTTTGGTGAGTACGGCCTGATCCAGAGCGCGATTGTGATGCTGGCCAACGTCGCCGCCCAGGCCACCACCACGGCGACGGCCAAACATATCGGGCAGTTCAAGGACCTGAGCGCCGAGAAAACCGGCAAGGGCATCGCCCTGACGCTGATTTTTTCGGTGTTGTTCAGTGCGCTGATCATCGGGACAGCGCTGTTTTTCCCGTATTTCTTCTCCAGCGTCATCCTGGGGACCGACAGCCTGAACGCAGCGTCGCTGATTGTGTTGAGCACCATCACGCTGATTATTTTGTCGGGCTGGACTCAAGGCTGCCTGACTGGCTGGGGACAGTACCGCTCGATTGCGACGATCAATGGAATCATCGCGATTGTCGCGATCCCGGCGACGTATTTCCTCACCGTTCAGTTCCGCTTGAACGGCGCGCTGTTGGGGTTGGCCGGTTCTCAATTGTTGATCGTATTTTTCAGCGCGCTGGCGTGCTGGAAAATACTCAAGGCCCGGGACACCAGGCTGAGTTTCAAGGGCGCAATCAGTGAAAAGCACGCGGTGCTGTCGGTGGGCCTGCCGGTGTTGTTGACGGGTTTGATGGTGGCCCCGATGAACTGGTTTGCGAACAAGCTGCTGGCCCAAACTGCCAACGGGCTTGCGGCGCTGGGCATGTACGCCGCGGCCATGCAATGGAACGCGATCTTCTCCCATGTTTCCGTGGTATTGGGCTCGGTGCTGGTGCCGATGCTGGCGGCGGCGCTGGGCGGCAGGAATCGCAAGTTGGACGCCTTGAACTTCCTGTCGGGCTGGTTAGTGGTGTTGGTGATTATCCAGCCGGTGATCATGTTTCCCGAGTTATTGGCGAAGCTCTACGGAAGTAGTTTCCTGGGGCGGGATTTTGAAGTCACGTTGACACTGGTGATTCTTGGCTCACTGCTCAGTGCATTCAAGTCAGGCATCTCAAGAAAGATGATCGTGATGAACCTGGCCTGGTTCAGCGTGATGAGTAACGTGCTGTGGGGCCTGTTATTCATCGCGGGTGCTCTATGGCTCAGGGAGGAGGGCGCCGTCGGGATTGCCAAGGCATTTATCGGCTCCCAGTTCATCCATTTCCTGCTCGGCCTGCCGTACTTCGTCTACAAGAAAATACTCCCTCTGGAGTTGCTGGTTTCTCCCAGGATATTGGTCTTGTGGGCATTGCCTTTTGTCAGTTTTATCTCAAGTGCCTACGTTGAAAGTATGGTCTATCGATTGATGATACTGGCGTTGATATTTATCTACATTCTTGCAACGACGTTTGCCTTGAATGCCGTGTTTAACGACCCCGTGGAAAATGGAAGCCCAGCATGA
- the rfaH gene encoding transcription/translation regulatory transformer protein RfaH — protein MSARAHTAWYLVHCKSRQDARAEEHLQRQGYTCFRSTYKRERLMKGQRKTTQESLFPGYLFVQMSLQDSWSALRSTRGVARIVGFGPHPLAISDALVGELQVREHHAVVTSLLQPGESVRINQGPFAELEAVFLAMDGEERVVLLMNFLQREQRINLPLAEISRVRANAWHKT, from the coding sequence ATGAGCGCACGTGCCCACACAGCCTGGTACTTGGTCCACTGTAAATCCCGACAGGACGCGCGCGCCGAGGAGCATCTTCAGCGCCAGGGCTATACCTGTTTCCGGTCTACCTACAAACGCGAACGGCTGATGAAGGGCCAGCGAAAGACCACGCAAGAATCGCTGTTCCCCGGCTATCTGTTTGTTCAAATGAGCCTGCAGGACAGCTGGAGCGCCCTGCGCTCGACCCGCGGCGTGGCACGGATCGTGGGCTTTGGCCCGCACCCGCTGGCGATCAGCGACGCCCTGGTGGGCGAACTGCAGGTACGGGAGCACCACGCGGTCGTGACTTCGCTGCTGCAACCGGGCGAGAGCGTACGCATCAACCAAGGGCCGTTTGCGGAACTGGAGGCGGTGTTTTTGGCCATGGACGGTGAGGAACGTGTGGTATTGCTGATGAACTTCCTGCAACGCGAACAACGAATCAACCTGCCACTGGCAGAAATCAGCCGAGTTCGAGCGAACGCCTGGCATAAAACTTAA
- a CDS encoding low molecular weight protein-tyrosine-phosphatase, with protein MFKSVLIVCIGNICRSPTAESLLRGALSRCEIKVSSAGIAALVGKPIEATARAVLEAHGHPADEHQATQLAPQAISAADLILVMERQHISAVLRMAPEARGKVLLLGKWQGEREISDPYRQGKAAFVHAYALIEEAVNAWAQRLVR; from the coding sequence TTGTTTAAAAGCGTGTTGATTGTCTGTATTGGCAATATTTGCCGCAGTCCCACCGCAGAAAGCCTTTTGCGTGGCGCGCTCAGTCGCTGCGAGATCAAGGTGAGTTCTGCGGGTATTGCCGCGTTGGTCGGCAAGCCGATTGAAGCCACTGCGCGTGCGGTACTTGAAGCCCATGGTCATCCGGCCGATGAGCACCAGGCCACCCAACTGGCGCCACAGGCGATCAGTGCAGCCGACCTCATCCTGGTGATGGAGCGGCAGCACATCAGTGCCGTCCTGCGCATGGCTCCCGAGGCACGAGGCAAGGTCTTGCTGCTGGGGAAATGGCAAGGCGAGCGAGAGATCAGCGACCCTTATCGCCAAGGGAAAGCTGCTTTTGTGCACGCTTATGCGTTGATCGAAGAAGCCGTAAACGCGTGGGCGCAGCGTCTCGTACGCTGA
- a CDS encoding DUF6369 family protein, producing MFYLLSLIALSAGLLAVKSAKYSIVLFGVMLSVIPTGNSYSEIISLKGIYFFDFYIVGGLGALLIRQVLTQKSQLTAPGGLLFGCGLYVVLLACGLLESSNKYLLKDVRPFIMILSFIVLTNIATLAAKTLKLQTVLKLLIAMTAFNVLDIAWLRLGLYKFQDVYYEENAYRYLDGGTYAAVAYLIYYFIEPRLFEQRKKLARLCLATSLICLFIANSRFIFVAVFAAIIIHQYQKPARMFGAALAGAVVLMAFIGISNMIGADRINDGLSSEGMAAQLATRFSPALELIRGMNPVHYVVGLGAGTPFEIPWFEYRGLDDKNSNIDSAYLTYFVKYGLIGLYLLYVFITSITQHMHSRVAVSIGVFLGVMFVVSATPYQPYAIGIAYGAIVLRVCAEHAARQRKKILSPRQPLITTPLQVNAG from the coding sequence ATGTTTTACCTGTTATCCCTAATCGCGCTGTCGGCGGGTTTGCTGGCGGTCAAAAGTGCGAAGTACTCCATTGTGCTGTTCGGGGTGATGCTGTCGGTGATTCCTACCGGCAACTCCTACAGCGAAATAATTTCCCTCAAGGGAATCTACTTCTTTGACTTCTACATCGTGGGCGGGCTGGGTGCGTTGCTGATCCGCCAGGTGCTCACGCAGAAGAGCCAACTGACGGCGCCGGGCGGGCTGCTCTTCGGGTGCGGGCTGTATGTGGTGCTGCTCGCCTGCGGCCTGCTGGAGTCCTCGAACAAGTACCTGCTGAAGGATGTTCGGCCTTTTATCATGATCCTGTCGTTTATCGTGCTGACGAATATCGCGACCCTCGCCGCAAAAACCCTGAAGTTGCAAACGGTGCTGAAGCTGTTGATCGCGATGACGGCGTTCAACGTGCTGGACATCGCCTGGTTACGCTTGGGGCTGTACAAGTTTCAGGACGTCTACTACGAAGAAAACGCCTATCGGTATCTTGATGGGGGCACTTACGCAGCGGTGGCCTACCTGATCTATTACTTCATCGAACCACGCCTGTTTGAACAGCGAAAAAAGCTCGCACGCCTCTGTCTGGCGACCTCGCTCATCTGTTTGTTTATCGCCAACTCACGGTTCATCTTCGTGGCGGTGTTTGCGGCGATCATCATTCACCAATATCAAAAGCCTGCGCGCATGTTCGGGGCCGCCCTGGCAGGCGCCGTGGTGCTGATGGCGTTCATCGGCATCAGCAACATGATCGGTGCCGATCGAATCAATGACGGTTTGTCGTCTGAAGGCATGGCCGCGCAACTGGCAACGCGCTTCAGCCCCGCGCTGGAGCTGATCCGGGGCATGAACCCGGTGCATTACGTTGTGGGTCTGGGCGCGGGAACGCCGTTCGAAATTCCCTGGTTTGAATACCGCGGCCTGGATGACAAGAACTCAAATATCGACAGTGCTTACTTAACCTACTTCGTTAAATACGGGCTGATCGGGTTGTACCTGTTGTACGTATTCATCACCTCGATCACCCAGCACATGCACAGCCGGGTGGCGGTCTCTATCGGCGTGTTTTTGGGCGTGATGTTCGTTGTTTCGGCCACGCCTTATCAGCCGTATGCCATCGGCATCGCGTATGGCGCCATCGTCCTGCGGGTGTGTGCCGAACACGCCGCCCGGCAACGCAAAAAGATCCTCAGCCCGCGCCAGCCGCTGATAACCACGCCCCTGCAGGTGAATGCCGGATGA
- a CDS encoding phosphomannomutase yields the protein MKSSKLLVERIGLFPSSGNIHVKVNSSTTVVERMQVLYASNSLDSDESCTGLSMVFADWRFKLQVSNPLSVCLCVESRGDSHFMQIKTAELLANISCTEERP from the coding sequence ATGAAAAGTTCAAAGCTATTGGTAGAGCGTATCGGCCTGTTTCCCTCTTCGGGAAATATCCACGTCAAGGTGAACAGTTCAACCACGGTCGTTGAACGCATGCAGGTGTTGTATGCCAGCAACTCTCTGGACAGCGACGAATCCTGTACCGGGCTTTCAATGGTCTTTGCCGACTGGCGCTTCAAGTTGCAGGTGAGCAACCCGCTGTCCGTTTGCCTGTGTGTGGAAAGCCGCGGCGACAGCCATTTCATGCAAATTAAGACCGCCGAGTTACTTGCCAACATCTCCTGCACCGAGGAGCGGCCATGA
- a CDS encoding polysaccharide biosynthesis tyrosine autokinase: protein MQQAPAITAQEDENEEIDLLGLFGTLIDHKWLIAAITGAFMVTGAAYAVLATPVYQANALLQVEAKKNDLLGFSDIGGMLGKESPSATEIELIQSRYVIGKTVDNLKLDVVVQPMYFPVVGEFLARRFQKANPGAVAEPLLGLDSFAWGGESLKIFKLDLPDGQLGKKLTLTVGEHAQFTLVDEDDQVLAAGEAGQLFEKNGLAFQIEELHARPGTRFRVMRNARLTSILDYQENLDVVERGKESGMIGLALESTDPDQAINILNQIAAIYVRQNVERTSAEAAQSLAFLKEQLPQVKKDLEKAGKALNEYQTRSKSVDITLETKAILDQIVGLDTSISELKLQQAEMDRKFTRQHPAYRALLTQIGELTSKQHSLASRVESLPSTQQELLSLTRDVEVGTAIYTQLLNKSQELDVMRAGTVGNVRLIDTADVNYLKPIKPKKILIVLIATLLGGFLAVALVLLRKALNRGLESPEAIEQLGLPVYASIPYSTLQKGEEDKISRARGRTDAGSSLLAISHPTDLAVEALRSLRTSLHFAMLEAPNNRIMISGPSPEVGKTFVSVNLAAVIAQTGQRVLLIDVDMRRGYLHKVLGVPAQDGLSDVLSNQCTLETAIHKTGVENLDFISRGQIPPNPSELLMHRNLTQLLSQVSARYDLVILDTPPLLAVTDAAIVGRQSGTNLIVTRYGLNPAKEIEHTLRRFAQNGITLRGAIFNGVEKKASARYGYGNYGYYQYEYQADRS, encoded by the coding sequence ATGCAGCAAGCGCCAGCAATCACCGCACAGGAAGACGAAAACGAGGAGATTGATCTCCTTGGTCTGTTTGGAACACTGATCGACCACAAGTGGTTGATCGCGGCGATTACCGGCGCCTTTATGGTTACGGGCGCCGCGTATGCGGTGTTGGCGACCCCGGTCTACCAGGCGAATGCCCTGTTGCAGGTTGAAGCGAAAAAGAACGACTTGCTGGGCTTTTCGGACATCGGCGGCATGCTGGGCAAGGAGTCGCCGTCGGCCACCGAGATTGAGCTGATCCAGTCCCGCTACGTGATTGGCAAAACCGTCGACAACCTGAAACTCGATGTTGTTGTACAGCCGATGTACTTCCCGGTGGTGGGTGAATTCCTGGCGCGCCGCTTCCAGAAGGCCAACCCCGGTGCAGTCGCCGAGCCCCTGCTGGGCCTGGACAGTTTCGCCTGGGGTGGCGAGTCGCTGAAAATATTCAAGCTGGACTTACCCGACGGGCAACTGGGCAAGAAGCTGACCCTGACCGTGGGTGAACACGCGCAGTTCACCTTGGTGGATGAAGATGACCAGGTGTTGGCGGCCGGCGAGGCGGGGCAACTGTTCGAGAAAAATGGCCTTGCGTTTCAGATTGAAGAACTGCACGCCAGGCCTGGCACGCGTTTTCGGGTGATGCGCAATGCGCGCCTGACCAGCATCCTCGACTACCAGGAGAACCTGGACGTGGTCGAGCGAGGTAAAGAGTCGGGCATGATCGGGCTCGCGCTGGAAAGCACCGACCCGGACCAGGCGATCAACATCCTCAATCAGATCGCGGCCATCTACGTGCGCCAAAACGTGGAGCGTACCTCGGCTGAGGCGGCGCAAAGCCTGGCGTTTCTCAAGGAACAATTGCCGCAGGTCAAAAAGGACCTGGAAAAAGCCGGCAAGGCCTTGAATGAATACCAGACCCGTAGCAAGTCAGTGGACATCACCCTCGAAACCAAAGCGATTCTCGACCAGATCGTGGGGCTCGATACCAGCATCTCCGAGTTGAAGCTGCAGCAGGCCGAGATGGACCGCAAGTTCACCCGCCAGCACCCCGCGTATCGCGCGTTGCTCACCCAGATCGGCGAGCTGACCAGCAAGCAACATAGCCTGGCGAGCCGGGTAGAGAGCCTGCCCTCCACTCAGCAGGAACTGTTGAGCCTCACCCGGGATGTCGAGGTGGGTACGGCCATTTATACCCAGTTGCTCAACAAGTCCCAGGAGCTGGATGTGATGCGCGCGGGCACCGTGGGCAACGTGCGCCTGATCGACACCGCAGACGTCAATTACCTCAAGCCGATCAAGCCGAAAAAGATCTTGATCGTGTTGATCGCCACGCTGCTGGGCGGTTTCCTGGCCGTGGCGCTGGTGCTGCTGCGCAAGGCGCTGAACCGGGGCCTGGAGAGCCCCGAGGCCATCGAGCAATTGGGGTTGCCGGTGTATGCATCGATTCCCTACAGCACGCTGCAAAAGGGTGAAGAAGACAAAATTTCCCGCGCCCGTGGGCGTACCGATGCCGGTTCTTCATTGCTGGCTATCAGTCACCCCACAGACCTGGCAGTGGAGGCCTTGCGCAGTTTGCGCACCAGCCTGCACTTCGCGATGCTCGAGGCGCCGAATAACCGGATCATGATCTCGGGCCCCAGCCCCGAGGTGGGTAAAACCTTCGTCTCGGTCAACCTGGCCGCGGTGATCGCGCAAACCGGGCAGCGCGTATTGTTGATCGACGTGGATATGCGCCGGGGCTACCTGCACAAGGTGTTGGGCGTGCCTGCCCAGGATGGGCTCTCGGACGTCCTCTCCAATCAGTGCACCCTCGAAACTGCCATTCACAAAACCGGCGTTGAAAACCTCGACTTCATCAGCCGTGGGCAGATACCGCCCAACCCCTCTGAGTTGTTGATGCACCGCAACCTGACCCAGCTGTTGTCGCAAGTCAGCGCACGTTATGACCTGGTGATTCTGGATACACCGCCGCTGTTGGCCGTAACCGACGCGGCGATCGTAGGAAGGCAGTCGGGCACCAACCTGATCGTGACGCGCTACGGCCTGAACCCGGCCAAAGAGATCGAACACACCCTGCGCCGGTTCGCCCAAAACGGCATCACGCTCAGGGGCGCGATCTTCAACGGCGTCGAAAAGAAAGCCTCCGCCCGCTATGGCTACGGCAACTATGGGTATTACCAGTACGAGTACCAGGCCGATCGAAGCTGA